GCTTTACTTACAGGCTCAAGGTAGTCTACAGCCACTTCCCGATGACCGTTAAGGTTCAGGGTGACGAGGTCGTCATCGAGAACTTCCTCGGTGAGAAGAACCCCCGGAGGGCCAAGATCCTCCCTGGAGTTTCGGTTAAGGTAACGGGTAGTGAGGTCATCGTTGAGGGCATCGACAGGGAGGCCGTTGGTCAGACCGCTGCAAACATTGAACAGGCAACTAGGATAACCAAATGGGACAGGCGCGTCTTTCAGGATGGTATTTACATCGTTGACAAGGCGGGTAAACCTATAAAGTTCTGAGGTGTGAGAAATGAACGAGAAAGCGAGACTCCTTAGGATAAGGGCCAGGATCAAGAGGAAGAAACCGCGCTTCCTCAGGCAGGAGTGGTGGAGGTTCCCGAAGTTCAAGAACAATCCCAAGTGGCGCAGGCCGAAGGGAATTGACAGCAAACTCAGGCTTAAGAAGAAAGGCAAAGCTCGCTCCCCCAGCATTGGATGGAGATCTCCAAGGGCCGTTCGTGGACTACATCCGAGCGGGTATGAAGAGATCCTCGTCCACAACGTTAGGGAGCTTGAGGCCATAGACTCGACCAAGCAGGCCGCCAGGATAGCCGGAACCGTTGGAGCCAGGAGGAGGGAGACCATACTCGCCAGGGCAAAAGAGCTTGGCGTTAAGGTACTCAACCCGTGAGGTGAGATTATGCTCAAGATGCAGAGGAGAATTGCCGCTGATTTGTTGAAGTGCGGTGAGAACAGGGTATGGATCGATCCTGAGAAGATGGAGGATGTCGCTGCCGCAATAACCCGTGAGGATATAAAGAGACTCATCCATGATGGCGTAATCAAGAAGAAGCCTGTTAGAGGACAGAGTACATACAGAGCTAAACTCCGGGCAGAGGCCAGGAAGAAGGGCCGTCACAGGGGGCCGGGAAGCAGGAAAGGCAAGAAGACAGCCAGGATGGGCAAGAAGGAACGCTGGATGATGACCATCAGGGCCCTCAGGAGGGAGCTTAGGAAACTCAAGGCGGATGGCAAGCTCGACGAGCACGCATACAGAAGACTCTACATCAGAGCCAAGGGCGGCCAGTTCAAGAACAAGCGACAGCTCTACCTGTTCATGCAGGAGCACGATATACTGAAGGAGTGAGGTGAGAGAGATGGCACACGGACCAAGGTATAGGGTTCCATTCAGAAGGAGGAGAGGGGGTAAGACTAACTATCACAAGAGGCTCGCCCTCCTCAAGTCCGGAAAGCCCAGGCTTGTTGTGAGGAAGACCCTCAACCACCACGTAGCCCAGATAGTGGTTTACGACCCGAAGGGGGACAGAACGATAGTCTCAGCACACACCAAGGAGCTCATGAGGGACTTCGGCTGGAAGAGCCACGGAGGCAACACACCTTCAGCCTACCTGCTCGGTCTCCTCATAGGCTACAAGGCCAAGAAGGCCGGAATCGAGGAGGCCATCCTTGACATAGGCCTCCACCCTCCGACCAGGGGTTCGAGCATCTTCGCCGTGCTGAAGGGCGCCGTTGACGCTGGACTCAACATCCCGCACAGCGAGGAGATATACCCCGAGGACTACAGGATAACCGGTGAACATGTTGCCAACTACGCCAGGGCCCTTAAGGAGAAGGATGAAAGCCTCTACCAGAAACAGTTCTCAGGTTATCTCACCAGAGGATTAGAGCCTGAGAAGCTCCCTGAGCACTTTGAGGATGTTAAAGGTAGGATAATCGAGAAGTTTGAGGGGGCGAGAGAATGAGCGACCCGAGAGAGATGACCCAGCGCGTTCTTGAGGAGTGGCAGCCGAGGACCAAGCTCGGCAGGCTCGTCAAGGAGGGCCAGATAACTGACATTCACGAGATATTCCGTAAGGGCTACCAGATCAAGGAGCCTGAGATAGTGGATGTCCTCCTCCCGGAGGTCAACCTCAGGGAGAACCAGGAGGTTCTCGACATAGCTCTCACCGTCAGGATGACCGACAGCGGCAGGCGCATAAGGTTCCGTGTTCTCGCCGCTGTGGGCAACAGGGACGGTTACGTCGGCCTCGGAATCGGCCATGGGAAGGAGGTTGGAATAGCCATCAGGAAGGCCATCAACTACGCCAAAATGAACATCATCGAGATCAAGCGCGGCTGTGGAAGCTGGGAGTGCAGGTGCAGGAGGCCGCACTCGATTCCCTTCGCCGTCGAGGGCAAGGAAGGCAGCGTCCGCGTCAAGCTCATGCCGGGACCGCGTGGACTTGGACTGGTCATCGGTGACGTCGGCAAGAAGATACTCAGCCTCGCCGGCGTCCAGGACGTCTGGTCCCAGACTCTCGGTGAGACGAGAACCACCGTGAACTTCGCCAAGGCGGTCTTCACCGCGCTCTACAACACCAATAGCGTTGCCATTAAGCCGGAGGACATCGAGCGCTATGGCATAATCGTCGGAAGAGAGATGTCAGCAAACTTCCAGATTGAGTGAGGTGAGAGAAGATGGCAAAGTTCGCACTCATCAGGCTTAGGAGCGGGATAAGGGCGAAGGGTGAGGTCAGGGACACCCTCGCCATGCTCCGTCTCCACAGGATAAACCACCTCGTCCTCGTCGACGACAACCCGAGCTACAATGGAATGGTCCAGAAGGTCAAGGACTACATCACCTGGGGTGAGATTGACAAGGAAACCCTCGCCGCCCTCATCAGGAAGAGGGGCAGGCTCATCGGCAACAAGCCGGTTACCGATGAGTACGTCAAGGAGAAGCTTGGTATGAGCATAGATGAGTTCGCCCAAAAGATCGTGGACGGTGAGATGAAGCTTGGGGACCTCCCCAGTGTGAAACCGGTCTTCAGGCTTCACCCACCAAGGGGCGGCCTAAAAGGAAGCAAGAAGCGCTCGTTCAAGGAGGGCGGGGCACTTGGTTATCGCGGCGAGAAGATAAACGAGCTCATTGAGAGAATGCTCTGAGGTGGCGAGAGATGATAAGGAGAAAGAAGAAGGTTAGGAAGTTCCGCGGGAGTCACACTCATGGATGGGGATGCAAGAAGAAGCACCGCGGCGGTGGCAGCAAGGGCGGCAAAGGAATGGCAGGAACCGGAAAAAGGAAAGACCAGAAATGGACCTGGGTTATCAAATACGCCCCCGACAGGTTGGGCAAAAGGGGATTCCACCGGCCAAAGGCCGTTCAGTACCTCCCCCAAGTAATGAATCTCAACGACATAGAAGAGAACCTTCAGCTCTTCCTCGACAGCGGCATTGCGTACGAGGAGGAGGGAAAACTCATTGTGGACACCACTCAGATGGGGATCGACAAGGTCCTTGGAAGCGGAAGGATCAGCAGGCCCCTTGTGGTGAAGGCTTACTACGT
The genomic region above belongs to Thermococcus sp. and contains:
- a CDS encoding 50S ribosomal protein L18 — translated: MAHGPRYRVPFRRRRGGKTNYHKRLALLKSGKPRLVVRKTLNHHVAQIVVYDPKGDRTIVSAHTKELMRDFGWKSHGGNTPSAYLLGLLIGYKAKKAGIEEAILDIGLHPPTRGSSIFAVLKGAVDAGLNIPHSEEIYPEDYRITGEHVANYARALKEKDESLYQKQFSGYLTRGLEPEKLPEHFEDVKGRIIEKFEGARE
- a CDS encoding uL15m family ribosomal protein, with amino-acid sequence MIRRKKKVRKFRGSHTHGWGCKKKHRGGGSKGGKGMAGTGKRKDQKWTWVIKYAPDRLGKRGFHRPKAVQYLPQVMNLNDIEENLQLFLDSGIAYEEEGKLIVDTTQMGIDKVLGSGRISRPLVVKAYYVTPKAEEKIKAAGGEVLLA
- a CDS encoding 50S ribosomal protein L32e: MNEKARLLRIRARIKRKKPRFLRQEWWRFPKFKNNPKWRRPKGIDSKLRLKKKGKARSPSIGWRSPRAVRGLHPSGYEEILVHNVRELEAIDSTKQAARIAGTVGARRRETILARAKELGVKVLNP
- a CDS encoding 50S ribosomal protein L19e; the encoded protein is MLKMQRRIAADLLKCGENRVWIDPEKMEDVAAAITREDIKRLIHDGVIKKKPVRGQSTYRAKLRAEARKKGRHRGPGSRKGKKTARMGKKERWMMTIRALRRELRKLKADGKLDEHAYRRLYIRAKGGQFKNKRQLYLFMQEHDILKE
- a CDS encoding 50S ribosomal protein L6; its protein translation is MPIDAWVREEVEIPEGVDVTVEGNVVNIKGPKGELQREFKYPGVKVFTEDGKVVVFKEFPRRKDIAIARTFKAHIANMLRGVTEGFTYRLKVVYSHFPMTVKVQGDEVVIENFLGEKNPRRAKILPGVSVKVTGSEVIVEGIDREAVGQTAANIEQATRITKWDRRVFQDGIYIVDKAGKPIKF
- the rpsE gene encoding 30S ribosomal protein S5 produces the protein MSDPREMTQRVLEEWQPRTKLGRLVKEGQITDIHEIFRKGYQIKEPEIVDVLLPEVNLRENQEVLDIALTVRMTDSGRRIRFRVLAAVGNRDGYVGLGIGHGKEVGIAIRKAINYAKMNIIEIKRGCGSWECRCRRPHSIPFAVEGKEGSVRVKLMPGPRGLGLVIGDVGKKILSLAGVQDVWSQTLGETRTTVNFAKAVFTALYNTNSVAIKPEDIERYGIIVGREMSANFQIE
- a CDS encoding 50S ribosomal protein L30; this encodes MAKFALIRLRSGIRAKGEVRDTLAMLRLHRINHLVLVDDNPSYNGMVQKVKDYITWGEIDKETLAALIRKRGRLIGNKPVTDEYVKEKLGMSIDEFAQKIVDGEMKLGDLPSVKPVFRLHPPRGGLKGSKKRSFKEGGALGYRGEKINELIERML